A DNA window from Janibacter sp. A1S7 contains the following coding sequences:
- a CDS encoding GerMN domain-containing protein → MTGTEITRRSALGLAVVGTLAGCGLNTSSTIRPGLQIDGPRPQPLSRTPNGPTPGATAEEIIRGFLRAGTTSGEGLEVTRAYLTQATAQGWIPDSQTVIYTGDLEIKALGDGAYRVDARVVARINADGRYLVSPPYDGAAFDFHVGRVDGEWRIDELQDGFGRMLEETEVEYIYREYPVHYPAVGWNALVVDQRWVTQDQMATRLTRAQLGSIPSYLREAVSSDIGARLAVDAVPVRSGAAIVDLESESVADDATARKRLAAQLVATLMSLPGVTEVAISLSGAPLDLGMTAPLTSPEQLGFVDRTQTNTPTVLVRHGNQVVPVEDRLTSVSTADVRRAQSPFPPLQPEWRLLALRPDGKELAAVDGKRDNLHRVLEDGTQVHVSRFAASLTRPCYDYGGVLWVGGSGLGREEGYRLWAINSTVDPDNRADSAPQHVPAQWLGTRFVRAAVVSPEGSRIAVISEDEPGTGSTLQVSGIVRQANGLPTSTSPQGFRIGAELVEMLDAVWVGQSTLAVIGRRDKQEDMQPYLVEVGGPVRAMTQRKGAVAITTTGDDQDVVIRTTKDRIFQRAGGRWQELKAIDDVVTAGV, encoded by the coding sequence GTGACCGGCACGGAGATCACCCGGCGCAGCGCGCTCGGTCTGGCGGTGGTGGGCACCCTCGCCGGGTGCGGGCTGAACACCAGCTCGACGATCCGTCCGGGGCTGCAGATCGACGGCCCCCGCCCCCAGCCGCTGTCGCGCACGCCCAACGGACCCACCCCCGGCGCCACGGCCGAGGAGATCATCCGGGGCTTCCTTCGCGCCGGGACCACCAGCGGCGAGGGACTGGAGGTCACCCGCGCCTACCTCACTCAGGCGACGGCCCAGGGCTGGATCCCGGACAGCCAGACGGTGATCTACACCGGGGACCTCGAGATCAAGGCTCTCGGCGACGGGGCCTACCGGGTTGATGCGCGCGTCGTCGCGCGCATCAACGCCGATGGTCGTTATCTCGTCTCGCCGCCCTACGACGGCGCCGCATTCGACTTCCACGTCGGGCGCGTCGACGGCGAGTGGCGCATCGACGAGCTCCAGGACGGATTCGGTCGGATGCTCGAGGAGACCGAGGTCGAGTACATCTACCGCGAGTACCCCGTGCACTACCCGGCCGTCGGGTGGAACGCGCTGGTCGTGGACCAGCGGTGGGTGACCCAGGACCAGATGGCCACGCGGTTGACCCGTGCCCAGTTGGGCAGCATCCCCAGCTATCTGCGTGAGGCCGTGTCCAGCGACATCGGGGCGCGGCTCGCGGTGGACGCCGTCCCGGTGCGCAGCGGCGCGGCGATCGTCGACCTCGAGAGCGAGTCGGTCGCCGACGACGCCACCGCACGCAAGCGACTGGCGGCACAGCTCGTGGCCACCCTGATGTCCCTGCCGGGGGTCACGGAGGTGGCGATCTCCCTCTCGGGTGCGCCCCTGGACCTCGGTATGACGGCTCCCCTGACCTCGCCCGAGCAGCTCGGCTTCGTCGACCGCACCCAGACGAACACACCGACCGTCCTGGTCCGTCATGGGAACCAGGTCGTGCCGGTCGAGGACCGGTTGACCTCCGTCTCGACCGCTGACGTGCGCCGGGCGCAGTCCCCCTTCCCTCCTCTGCAGCCGGAGTGGCGCTTGCTGGCGCTGCGGCCCGACGGCAAGGAGTTGGCGGCCGTCGACGGCAAGCGGGACAACCTGCACCGCGTGCTCGAGGACGGCACGCAGGTCCACGTGAGTCGCTTTGCCGCCTCGTTGACCCGGCCCTGCTACGACTACGGCGGTGTGCTCTGGGTCGGTGGCTCCGGGCTCGGCCGCGAGGAGGGCTATCGACTGTGGGCGATCAACTCCACCGTCGACCCCGACAACCGGGCCGACTCCGCCCCGCAGCACGTGCCCGCCCAGTGGTTGGGCACCCGATTCGTCCGTGCTGCGGTGGTCTCTCCCGAGGGCAGCCGGATCGCGGTGATCTCCGAGGACGAGCCCGGAACCGGGAGCACCCTGCAGGTTTCCGGCATCGTCCGCCAGGCGAACGGGCTGCCGACCTCGACCTCCCCGCAGGGCTTTCGCATCGGGGCGGAACTGGTCGAGATGCTCGATGCGGTGTGGGTCGGTCAGTCCACGCTCGCCGTCATCGGCCGCCGCGACAAGCAGGAGGACATGCAGCCGTACCTCGTGGAGGTCGGTGGACCGGTCAGGGCCATGACCCAGCGCAAGGGCGCCGTCGCCATCACCACGACCGGCGACGACCAGGACGTCGTGATCCGGACCACGAAGGACCGCATCTTCCAGCGTGCCGGCGGCCGTTGGCAGGAGCTGAAGGCCATCGACGACGTCGTCACCGCCGGGGTCTGA